Below is a window of Halobaculum lipolyticum DNA.
CTGTCGACGTCGGTTCTCACGACCAGGAGGGTATCGAGCGACAATCGCCATACGTCGGTACAGATCGGAGTCTCACACGACGACTGCTGTCAGCGGGCTCGCCGGCTCCCACCGGGCGGTGAGACGAACAGGCCGTACGCGACCACGAGCGCCGCCAGCGCCGACCCGACGCCCGCGGCGGTCGGCGTCGGCAGCGACAGTCGCGTGCCGCCGACCGCACCGGCGAACAGCAGCGCCGGCACGGCGGCCAACACGAGGTCGTACTTCGACGGCGATCCGGCCCCCGGCGGAACCGGGGTGGTGTTGCGACTGGATGGTTCGCGCACGCTCATCGTCTCTCACCACCGTAGAGGTTCTGTTCGGTCCGTAAAATCCGTTACGGTCGAAATAATCGAGCGATGTGATACGTTGGATTCGCGTGCGGCCGACGGGGGTGATTCGTGGCCACGAGGTCACGCACGCTGACGTCGCGATCGAGAAAAACCTCTGGAGGGCGCCGCGATCCGGAGCGCTACTTCCCCCAGAAGGGGTCGGTCTTGCGCCGCTTCTCCAGGTACGCCTTCAGCGCCTCGATCTCGTCGGCGCGGATCTCCGAGGCGAGTTCCTGTTCGAGGATCTTGGCGTGCTTCTCGGGCAACTCGATCCACAGTTCGTCGCCCTCCTCGATCTGGCGGCCGACCGTCGGCCCGTCGATGGCGAGCGAGACGCGTTCGCCCGCCTGCGCCGAGTCCACGTCGTCACCTTGGTGTTGGATCCCCGAGAGGCTCCCGACCCGCGTCGGCTCGCTCCCCTCGAACTTCGCGACGGGGCGGTTGTTCTGGACGGTGCCCGACAGCACCTCGACGCCGACGACGGCGGGGTCGTTCTGGCGGAACGTGTGGTCTTGGAGGATGCGGAAGCGGGCGGGCTTGGTGATCTTGTCGAGGACGGTCTCCTGTTGGGCGCGCTCCAACTCCTCGACGTACTCCTCGTACTCCTCGACGAGCTGGTAGATCACGTCGTCGTCGAACAGCCTGACGCCGGTGCGCTCCAGCGCCTCCTCGGCGTCCGCGAGCACGTCGACGTTGAACCCGAGGATCACCCGGTGGTGTTCCTCGTTGGCGGTCTGGGCGACGGTGACGTCCCGCGGGGCGACGTCGCCGACCTCCGCGCGCAGGATCGGCACCTCCGCCTCCTCCAGCGCGTTCGCCATCGCCTCCAGCGAGCCGAGCGTGTCTGCCTTCACGACGACGCCGTCCTCGGCGGTGTCGACTTCGATCCGCGCGAGCTCCTTGCGCACCTCCGCTTTCACCGCGTCCACGTCGTCGCCGCGGACGACGCGGACGGGGGCGCCGGACATCGCCTCGTCCAGATCGGGGGCGGCGATCTTCACACCCGCTGCGGCGCGGACCTCGTCGACGCGTTCGAACCGCTTCTCCGTCCGGATCTCGGCGTTCGGCCGGGGCTGGAGGAGCGCGCGCACCTCCGTCACGATCGGGTCGTCGCGCCCGCCGACGACGATGGTGTCGCCCTCGCGGACGACCCCGTCGTACAACACCACGTCCAGCGTGGCGCCGAAGCCGCGTTCGTCTTTCACTTCGAGCACGGTGCCGACGCCCGGGCCGGCCACGTCGACGGCCATCTCCGCTTTCATGTACCGCTGGGACAGCCCCATCAGAACGGTGAGCAGGTCCGGGATGCCCTCCCCGGTCATCGCGGAGACGGGCACCACGCCGATGTTCGACTGGAAGTCCTGGACGCGCCAGTAGAAGTCCGCGGAGAACCCCTTGCCCGAGAGGTCGCCGATCAGTTCGTACAGGTTCTCGTTGAGGCGGTTCTCGGCGCGGTCGGACTGTTTCTCCAGCGACCGCTGGATGGGTTCGCCCTCCTGCGGGTTCCAGCCGGGGGTCGTGTCCACCTTGTTGGCGGCGACGACGAACGGCGTGCCGGTGCGCTTGAGGATGTCGATGGCCTCCTCGGTCTGGGGCTGGAAGCCGTCGTTCACGTCGACGACGAGCACCGCGATGTCGGCGAGTGCGCCGCCGCGCGAGCGCAGTGTCGAGAAGGAGTGGTGGCCCGGCGTGTCGATGAACAGCAGGCCGGGGAGGTCGAAGTCGGTCGGGTCGACCAGCGACCCGGCCATGTCTGAGATCGTCTCGAGCGGCACCGCCGTCGCGCCGATGTGCTGGGTGATGGCGCCGGCTTCGCCCTCCTGGACGGCGGAGCCGCGGATGCGGTCGAGCAGCGTCGTCTTGCCGTGGTCGACGTGGCCGAGCACCGCCACGATGGGCGTGCGGAGGGCGCCGGGATCGGCGGCGGACTCGGACTCTGTGTTGGTGTCGGACATGGAATACTCACCGAGAGAAGGTCTCTTGTCCGAGTCGAACCGGTGGCCGAAGTTACCTGTTTCGACTCACCAGAGCGACCGGCGTGCGGCCGCCGCGCCGACCGCGAGCGTCGCGGCGAGGGCGGACGCCGGACCGAATCCCGGCCCGTCGACGGCGGTCCGTCGGGCCGGAGTCGTCGAGGCGGCGGTCGTGGCGCCGCCGGCCGGGGCTGCTGTCGGCGTCGTCTCGGCCGTGCCGCCGCCGGACCCCGTCTCTCGCGGTGTCGCGGTGCCGGCGAGCGCTCTCGGGGTCCCGCCGGACGGTGTCGCCGTTG
It encodes the following:
- the infB gene encoding translation initiation factor IF-2 codes for the protein MSDTNTESESAADPGALRTPIVAVLGHVDHGKTTLLDRIRGSAVQEGEAGAITQHIGATAVPLETISDMAGSLVDPTDFDLPGLLFIDTPGHHSFSTLRSRGGALADIAVLVVDVNDGFQPQTEEAIDILKRTGTPFVVAANKVDTTPGWNPQEGEPIQRSLEKQSDRAENRLNENLYELIGDLSGKGFSADFYWRVQDFQSNIGVVPVSAMTGEGIPDLLTVLMGLSQRYMKAEMAVDVAGPGVGTVLEVKDERGFGATLDVVLYDGVVREGDTIVVGGRDDPIVTEVRALLQPRPNAEIRTEKRFERVDEVRAAAGVKIAAPDLDEAMSGAPVRVVRGDDVDAVKAEVRKELARIEVDTAEDGVVVKADTLGSLEAMANALEEAEVPILRAEVGDVAPRDVTVAQTANEEHHRVILGFNVDVLADAEEALERTGVRLFDDDVIYQLVEEYEEYVEELERAQQETVLDKITKPARFRILQDHTFRQNDPAVVGVEVLSGTVQNNRPVAKFEGSEPTRVGSLSGIQHQGDDVDSAQAGERVSLAIDGPTVGRQIEEGDELWIELPEKHAKILEQELASEIRADEIEALKAYLEKRRKTDPFWGK